The proteins below come from a single Kosakonia sp. SMBL-WEM22 genomic window:
- the rpsO gene encoding 30S ribosomal protein S15, with protein sequence MSLSVEAKAKIVSEFGRGSNDSGSTEVQVALLTAQINHLQGHFAEHKKDHHSRRGLLRMVSQRRKLLDYLKRKDVARYTALIERLGLRR encoded by the coding sequence ATGTCTCTAAGCGTTGAAGCTAAAGCAAAAATCGTTTCCGAGTTTGGTCGTGGTTCTAACGACAGCGGTTCTACCGAAGTTCAGGTTGCACTGCTGACTGCTCAGATTAACCACCTGCAGGGTCACTTTGCAGAGCACAAAAAAGATCACCACAGCCGTCGTGGTCTGCTGCGTATGGTTTCTCAGCGTCGTAAACTGCTCGACTACCTGAAACGTAAAGACGTTGCACGCTACACCGCGCTGATCGAGCGTCTGGGTCTGCGTCGCTAA
- the rbfA gene encoding 30S ribosome-binding factor RbfA, which translates to MAKEFGRPQRVAQELQKEIAIILQREIKDPRLGMMTTVSGVEVSRDLAYAKVFVTFLNDKDEESVKAGIKALHDASGFIRTLLGKAMRLRIVPELTFFYDNSLVEGMRMSNLVTSVVKHDDERRVNPDDSKED; encoded by the coding sequence ATGGCGAAAGAATTTGGTCGCCCGCAGCGCGTCGCTCAGGAGTTGCAAAAAGAGATTGCGATTATCCTGCAGCGTGAAATCAAAGATCCGCGCCTGGGCATGATGACCACCGTATCCGGTGTCGAAGTCTCCCGCGATCTGGCGTATGCCAAAGTGTTCGTGACCTTCCTGAATGACAAAGATGAAGAGTCGGTAAAAGCGGGTATTAAAGCCCTGCACGACGCTTCTGGTTTTATCCGCACCCTGCTGGGGAAAGCGATGCGTCTGCGTATCGTGCCGGAGCTGACATTCTTCTACGACAACTCTCTGGTTGAAGGGATGCGCATGTCAAACCTGGTCACCAGCGTGGTGAAGCACGATGATGAGCGTCGTGTGAACCCGGACGACAGCAAGGAGGACTGA
- the nusA gene encoding transcription termination factor NusA, protein MNKEILAVVEAVSNEKSLPREKIFEALESALATATKKKYEQEIDVRVSIDRKSGDFDTFRRWLIVEEVTQPTREITLEAARYEDESLNLDDYVEDQIESVTFDRITTQTAKQVIVQKVREAERAMVVDQFREHEGEIITGVVKKVNRDNITLDLGNNAEAVILREDMLPRENFRPGDRIRGVLYAVRPEARGAQLFVTRSKPEMLVELFRIEVPEIGEEVIEIKAAARDPGSRAKIAVKTNDKRIDPVGACVGMRGARVQAVSTELGGERIDIVLWDDNPAQFVINAMAPADVASIVVDEDKHTMDIAVEAGNLAQAIGRNGQNVRLASQLSGWELNVMTVEDLQSKHQAEAHAAIDTFTRYLDIDEDFATVLVEEGFSTLEELAYVPIKELLEIDGLDEDTVEALRDRAKSALTTLALAQEESLGNKEPAEDLLNLDGLDRALAFKLAARGVCTLEDLAEQGVDDLSDIEGLTADKAGELIMAARNICWFGDEA, encoded by the coding sequence ATGAACAAAGAAATTTTGGCTGTTGTTGAAGCTGTTTCTAACGAAAAGTCGCTTCCGCGTGAAAAAATCTTTGAAGCGCTGGAAAGTGCTCTGGCTACAGCAACCAAGAAAAAATATGAGCAAGAGATTGATGTGCGTGTAAGCATCGATCGTAAAAGCGGTGATTTCGACACATTCCGTCGCTGGCTGATCGTTGAAGAAGTGACGCAGCCGACGCGTGAAATCACTCTCGAAGCGGCACGTTACGAAGATGAGAGCCTGAACCTCGACGATTACGTTGAAGATCAGATTGAATCCGTGACGTTTGACCGTATCACCACCCAAACCGCGAAGCAGGTTATCGTACAGAAAGTACGTGAAGCAGAGCGCGCAATGGTTGTCGATCAGTTCCGTGAACACGAAGGTGAAATCATCACTGGCGTGGTGAAGAAGGTGAACCGCGACAACATCACGCTGGATCTGGGCAACAATGCTGAAGCCGTGATCCTGCGCGAAGATATGCTGCCGCGTGAAAACTTCCGTCCGGGCGACCGCATTCGCGGCGTGTTGTACGCCGTGCGTCCTGAAGCCCGCGGTGCGCAGCTGTTCGTCACGCGTTCCAAACCGGAAATGCTGGTTGAACTGTTCCGCATTGAAGTACCAGAAATCGGCGAAGAAGTTATCGAGATCAAAGCCGCAGCCCGCGATCCGGGTTCTCGCGCCAAAATTGCGGTGAAAACCAACGACAAGCGTATTGACCCGGTTGGGGCATGCGTTGGTATGCGTGGTGCCCGCGTTCAGGCCGTTTCTACCGAACTCGGCGGCGAACGTATCGATATCGTACTGTGGGACGACAACCCGGCCCAGTTCGTTATCAACGCGATGGCACCGGCTGATGTTGCTTCTATCGTGGTGGATGAAGATAAGCACACCATGGATATTGCTGTTGAAGCAGGCAACCTGGCGCAGGCGATTGGCCGTAACGGTCAGAACGTGCGTCTCGCGTCTCAGCTGAGCGGCTGGGAACTCAACGTGATGACCGTTGAAGATCTGCAGTCTAAGCATCAGGCTGAGGCTCACGCAGCGATTGATACCTTTACACGTTACCTGGATATTGACGAAGATTTCGCCACTGTTCTGGTCGAAGAGGGTTTCTCAACGCTGGAAGAACTGGCCTATGTGCCAATCAAAGAGCTGCTGGAAATCGATGGCCTGGATGAGGACACCGTCGAAGCCCTGCGTGATCGTGCGAAAAGCGCACTGACTACTCTGGCGCTGGCACAGGAAGAAAGCCTGGGGAATAAAGAACCGGCTGAAGACCTGCTGAACCTGGACGGTCTGGATCGTGCACTGGCTTTCAAACTGGCTGCTCGTGGTGTTTGTACGCTGGAAGACCTCGCCGAGCAAGGTGTAGATGACCTGAGCGATATCGAAGGGTTAACTGCCGACAAAGCTGGTGAGCTCATCATGGCCGCGCGTAATATTTGCTGGTTTGGTGACGAAGCGTAA
- the truB gene encoding tRNA pseudouridine(55) synthase TruB → MSRPRRRGRDVHGVLLLDKQQGASSNDVLQKVKRLYNANRAGHTGALDPLATGMLPICLGEATKFSQYLLDSDKRYRVIARLGQRTDTSDADGQVVEERPVTFTAAELASALESFRGNTQQIPSMYSALKYQGKKLYEYARQGIEVPREARPITVYELLFIRHEGDELELEIHCSKGTYIRTIVDDLGEKLGCGAHVIYLRRLAVSRYPIERMVTLEQLQELVQQAELQEIPAAELLDPLLMPMDSPASDFPVVNIPSVVAAYFKNGQPVRASTTPGEGLVRVTEGEEGKFIGMGEIDDEGRVAPRRLVVEYPAD, encoded by the coding sequence ATGAGTCGTCCTCGTCGTCGCGGCCGCGACGTGCATGGCGTACTGCTGCTGGATAAGCAGCAGGGCGCATCAAGCAATGATGTCCTGCAGAAAGTAAAGCGCCTCTATAATGCCAACCGCGCGGGTCACACCGGCGCGCTGGATCCGCTGGCAACCGGCATGCTGCCGATTTGCCTCGGTGAGGCGACAAAATTTTCCCAGTATCTGCTCGATTCCGATAAACGTTACCGCGTGATAGCCCGCCTGGGTCAGCGCACCGATACCTCGGATGCTGATGGCCAGGTAGTTGAAGAGCGCCCGGTGACCTTTACAGCCGCAGAGCTGGCGAGCGCACTGGAGAGTTTCCGCGGTAACACGCAGCAGATCCCTTCGATGTACTCGGCGCTGAAGTATCAGGGCAAGAAGCTTTACGAGTATGCGCGTCAGGGCATTGAAGTGCCGCGCGAAGCGCGTCCCATTACTGTGTATGAACTGCTGTTTATCCGCCATGAAGGGGATGAGCTGGAGCTGGAAATCCACTGCTCAAAAGGGACCTACATTCGCACCATCGTTGACGATCTGGGCGAGAAGCTGGGCTGCGGCGCGCACGTAATCTATTTGCGTCGCCTGGCGGTCAGCCGCTACCCGATAGAGCGGATGGTTACGCTTGAGCAGCTGCAAGAATTAGTCCAGCAGGCTGAGCTGCAGGAAATTCCTGCGGCAGAGCTGCTCGATCCGTTATTGATGCCGATGGATAGCCCGGCGTCTGATTTCCCGGTTGTAAACATTCCCTCCGTGGTTGCCGCCTATTTCAAAAACGGCCAACCGGTGCGCGCTTCAACTACGCCCGGTGAAGGGCTGGTTCGCGTGACGGAAGGTGAAGAGGGCAAGTTTATCGGCATGGGTGAAATTGATGATGAGGGGCGAGTTGCGCCGCGTCGTCTGGTTGTTGAGTATCCTGCTGACTGA
- the infB gene encoding translation initiation factor IF-2, translating into MTDVTVKTLAAEIQTSVDRLVQQFADAGIRKSADDSVTAQEKQTLLAHLNREHGSAPDKLTLQRKTRSTLNIQGTGGKSKSVQIEVRKKRTFVKRDPQEAERLAAEEEAMREAEEKARREAEEAAEREAEEKAKREAEARLKREAEEKAKRENAESAKREAAENSKVSNHQTDEVTRAAQTEKARRESEAQELKRKAEEEARRKLEENARRVAEEARRMAEQNEATWAATPGEEEETTGDYHVTTSQHARQAEDDNDREVEGGRGRTRTAKAPRPKKGNKHAESKADREEARAAVRGGKGGRQRKGSALQQGFQKPAQAVNRDVVIGETLTVGELANKMAVKGSQVIKAMMKLGAMATINQVIDQETAQLVAEEMGHKVILRRENELEEAVMSDRDTGAAAEPRAPVVTIMGHVDHGKTSLLDYIRSTKVASGEAGGITQHIGAYHVETDNGMITFLDTPGHAAFTAMRARGAQATDIVVLVVAADDGVMPQTIEAIQHAKAAKVPVVVAVNKIDKPEADPDRVKNELSQYGIIPEEWGGESQFVHVSAKAGTGIDDLLDAILLQAEVLELHAVRNGMASGVVIESFLDKGRGPVASVLVREGTLHKGDIVLCGFEYGRVRAMRDELGREVTEAGPSIPVEILGLSGVPAAGDEATVVRDEKKAREVALYRQGKFREVKLARQQKSKLENMFANMTEGEVHEVNIVLKADVQGSVEAISDSLLKLSTEEVKVKIVGSGVGGITETDATLAAASNAILVGFNVRADASARRVIEAEGLDLRYYSVIYNLIDEVKAAMSGMLSPELKQQIIGLAEVRDVFKSPKFGAVAGCMVTEGVVKRHNPIRVLRDNVVIYEGELESLRRFKDDVNEVRNGMECGIGVKNYNDVRTGDMIEVFEIIEIKRSIE; encoded by the coding sequence ATGACAGATGTAACCGTAAAAACGCTGGCCGCTGAGATTCAAACCTCTGTGGACCGCCTGGTACAGCAATTTGCTGATGCAGGGATCCGCAAGTCTGCTGATGATTCAGTGACCGCGCAGGAAAAACAGACGCTGTTAGCGCATCTGAACCGTGAACACGGTTCTGCGCCTGATAAGCTGACATTGCAGCGCAAAACGCGCAGCACATTAAATATTCAGGGCACCGGTGGGAAAAGTAAATCGGTGCAGATCGAAGTCCGTAAAAAGCGCACCTTTGTAAAACGCGATCCACAAGAGGCAGAACGTCTCGCTGCGGAAGAAGAGGCGATGCGTGAAGCGGAGGAGAAGGCCCGTCGTGAAGCAGAGGAAGCCGCTGAGCGAGAAGCCGAGGAAAAAGCCAAACGTGAAGCCGAAGCGCGTCTGAAACGTGAAGCTGAAGAAAAAGCTAAACGCGAAAATGCCGAAAGTGCAAAACGTGAAGCTGCGGAAAATAGCAAAGTGAGCAACCATCAAACTGACGAAGTGACCAGGGCAGCCCAGACGGAAAAAGCCCGTCGTGAATCCGAAGCGCAGGAACTCAAGCGTAAAGCGGAAGAAGAGGCTCGTCGTAAACTGGAAGAAAATGCACGTCGCGTAGCGGAAGAAGCCCGTCGAATGGCAGAACAGAACGAAGCAACCTGGGCGGCAACGCCAGGCGAAGAAGAAGAGACGACCGGCGATTATCACGTCACCACCTCCCAGCATGCACGTCAGGCGGAAGATGATAACGATCGTGAAGTCGAAGGTGGCCGTGGTCGTACGCGTACAGCTAAAGCGCCGCGTCCGAAGAAAGGCAACAAGCACGCTGAAAGCAAAGCCGATCGTGAAGAAGCGCGTGCCGCGGTTCGCGGTGGCAAAGGCGGCCGTCAGCGTAAAGGCTCTGCACTGCAGCAGGGCTTCCAGAAACCGGCACAGGCCGTTAACCGTGACGTTGTGATCGGTGAAACGCTGACCGTCGGCGAGCTGGCAAATAAAATGGCCGTTAAAGGCTCTCAGGTCATCAAAGCGATGATGAAACTGGGCGCAATGGCAACCATCAACCAGGTCATCGACCAGGAAACCGCACAGCTGGTTGCGGAAGAGATGGGCCACAAAGTTATCCTGCGTCGTGAAAACGAGCTGGAAGAAGCGGTAATGAGCGACCGTGACACAGGTGCAGCGGCTGAACCGCGCGCGCCGGTTGTGACCATCATGGGTCACGTTGACCACGGTAAAACCTCACTGCTGGACTACATTCGCTCAACGAAGGTGGCCTCCGGCGAAGCGGGTGGCATTACCCAGCACATTGGTGCTTACCACGTTGAAACCGACAACGGCATGATCACCTTCCTGGATACCCCAGGCCACGCCGCGTTTACCGCAATGCGTGCCCGTGGTGCTCAGGCAACGGATATCGTTGTGCTGGTTGTTGCCGCAGATGATGGCGTGATGCCGCAGACTATCGAAGCTATTCAGCACGCGAAAGCGGCGAAAGTGCCGGTGGTTGTTGCGGTAAACAAAATCGATAAGCCGGAAGCCGATCCGGATCGCGTGAAAAACGAACTCTCTCAGTACGGGATCATCCCGGAAGAGTGGGGCGGCGAAAGCCAGTTCGTTCACGTCTCCGCAAAAGCCGGTACCGGTATCGACGACCTGCTGGATGCAATCCTGCTGCAGGCCGAAGTTCTGGAACTGCACGCTGTCCGTAACGGCATGGCGAGCGGCGTTGTTATCGAATCCTTCCTCGATAAAGGTCGTGGTCCGGTAGCGTCCGTGCTGGTGCGTGAAGGTACGCTGCATAAAGGCGACATCGTACTGTGCGGCTTCGAGTATGGCCGTGTACGTGCGATGCGTGACGAGCTGGGTCGCGAAGTGACCGAAGCGGGTCCGTCCATTCCGGTGGAAATCCTTGGTCTCTCCGGCGTTCCGGCGGCGGGTGACGAAGCCACCGTGGTACGTGACGAGAAGAAAGCGCGTGAAGTTGCGCTTTATCGTCAGGGCAAATTCCGCGAAGTTAAACTGGCTCGCCAGCAGAAATCTAAGCTGGAGAACATGTTTGCCAACATGACCGAAGGCGAAGTGCACGAAGTGAACATCGTGCTGAAAGCTGACGTTCAGGGCTCCGTGGAAGCGATCTCCGACTCGCTGCTGAAACTCTCTACTGAAGAAGTGAAAGTGAAGATTGTTGGTTCCGGCGTAGGTGGTATCACCGAAACCGACGCCACGCTTGCAGCTGCGTCCAACGCTATCCTGGTTGGCTTCAACGTTCGTGCCGATGCCTCTGCGCGTCGCGTGATCGAAGCAGAAGGTCTGGATCTGCGTTACTACTCCGTCATCTATAACCTGATCGACGAAGTGAAAGCGGCGATGAGCGGTATGCTCTCACCTGAGCTGAAACAGCAGATCATCGGTCTGGCTGAAGTGCGCGATGTGTTCAAATCGCCGAAATTCGGCGCGGTTGCTGGCTGTATGGTTACCGAAGGCGTCGTCAAACGTCACAACCCGATCCGCGTCCTGCGCGACAACGTGGTTATCTATGAAGGCGAGCTGGAATCCCTGCGCCGCTTCAAAGATGACGTCAACGAAGTCCGTAACGGCATGGAGTGTGGTATCGGCGTGAAGAACTACAATGACGTACGTACCGGCGATATGATCGAAGTCTTCGAAATTATCGAAATCAAGCGCTCTATCGAATAA
- the secG gene encoding preprotein translocase subunit SecG yields the protein MYEALLVVFLIVALALVALIMLQQGKGADMGASFGAGASGTLFGSSGSGNFMTRATAVLATLFFIISLVLGNINSNKTNKGSEWENLSAPAKSEQTQPAAPAKPTSDIPQ from the coding sequence ATGTACGAAGCTCTTTTAGTAGTTTTCCTTATTGTGGCTCTGGCTCTTGTAGCTCTGATCATGCTGCAGCAAGGTAAAGGCGCTGACATGGGAGCCTCCTTTGGCGCTGGCGCGTCCGGTACGCTGTTCGGTTCAAGTGGTTCTGGTAACTTCATGACTCGTGCAACTGCTGTGCTGGCAACACTGTTCTTCATTATTAGCCTTGTGCTGGGCAACATTAACAGCAATAAAACCAATAAAGGAAGCGAGTGGGAAAACCTGAGCGCACCGGCCAAGAGTGAACAGACTCAGCCAGCAGCGCCGGCGAAGCCGACCAGCGATATCCCGCAGTAA
- the rimP gene encoding ribosome maturation factor RimP: protein MSTLEQKLTEMITAPVEALGYELVGIEFVRGRTSTLRIYIDSEDGINVDDCADVSHQVSAVLDVEDPITVAYNLEVSSPGLERPLFTAEHYARFKGDEVSLVLRMAVQNRRKWQGIIKDVDGEMITVTVEGKDEVFALSNIQKANLVPHF, encoded by the coding sequence TTGTCCACATTAGAGCAAAAATTAACAGAGATGATTACGGCGCCGGTTGAAGCACTGGGCTACGAACTGGTCGGTATCGAATTTGTGCGTGGTCGCACATCTACGCTGCGCATCTATATTGATAGTGAAGATGGCATCAATGTTGATGATTGCGCTGATGTCAGCCACCAGGTCAGTGCGGTACTGGATGTCGAAGATCCTATTACCGTTGCGTATAACCTGGAAGTTTCCTCACCAGGTCTTGAGCGACCTTTGTTTACGGCTGAGCACTACGCGCGCTTTAAGGGCGACGAAGTTTCGCTGGTGCTGCGGATGGCGGTGCAGAACCGTCGTAAGTGGCAGGGCATCATTAAAGATGTCGATGGCGAAATGATCACCGTTACGGTCGAAGGTAAAGATGAAGTGTTCGCCTTGAGCAATATTCAAAAAGCGAACCTGGTCCCCCACTTTTAA
- a CDS encoding carbohydrate-binding protein, whose amino-acid sequence MKVKIVALAVSLCSANGAFATENITVDMYRQLLPKDVAGNIDYGLHLADKLTLPYHCNIKQDSEGRYQIDLSSCEHYNLDWKKERSAEVKLDLLGDSAEATIVEHKLWAMAFSQAYISTMIQMQYGLAKENGTFDLQRPFGSGESFGDYFAQNMGPNYFVSKGLQESSLGRDLPAATQEGDDGVLQIEYPGSAWSELQGTGGGGFPRIFGMMQPKKILDSFSGPARNIIGSAITSGFYNGSVIGINTGSLPWDKDKADTTVRIHEFIQGSKDKNTLSMIMSYMYNRGPYSVKELLLKSEQSFQHCMSLTDNLESDPACFVQLNDFGTRYIRQIPYVTQMLNEASQKAETRYDTDLTRKDVSNYFDLLTRYGFYSSAEMAKAKPAAMARFDELAQEGSISWSRDFGKVLEALMVELPVTQFAEKSPIDESLVSTLVNHYDKRLFLSVADKVGTIVSHDWLEPNSKIALMPGSHVQQASFENAAGIDCAALIQEQLANADDAPVHLIIQQEGGQCLISHEGNISDPEKPGVVQNVHADDITATTVTLSWRKVAGDVMSYQVYRDDTLIEKPHSASFVDSNLKPATTYSYQVAAQFSDGSLSPRSKTLNVKTLAEGQVPENVAAWAVGIAYKVGDVVSYKGNVYTCLQGHDAIEDWAPANSPALWQLVNAR is encoded by the coding sequence ATGAAGGTTAAAATTGTGGCGTTGGCCGTGTCGCTATGTAGCGCTAATGGCGCCTTCGCAACAGAGAATATTACTGTTGATATGTATCGTCAGTTACTACCGAAGGATGTAGCAGGAAATATCGATTATGGTCTGCATCTTGCAGATAAGTTAACACTGCCTTATCACTGCAATATTAAGCAGGACAGTGAAGGACGTTACCAGATTGATTTGAGCAGTTGCGAGCACTATAACCTGGACTGGAAAAAAGAGCGTTCAGCGGAAGTGAAGCTCGATCTTCTGGGAGACAGCGCTGAGGCTACCATAGTTGAACATAAGCTATGGGCAATGGCATTTTCGCAGGCCTACATAAGCACAATGATTCAGATGCAGTATGGGCTTGCAAAGGAGAATGGGACATTTGATTTGCAGCGGCCCTTTGGCTCAGGAGAGAGCTTTGGCGACTATTTTGCGCAAAATATGGGGCCAAACTATTTTGTTTCGAAAGGCCTTCAGGAGAGCTCTCTGGGGCGAGATTTACCTGCTGCAACACAGGAAGGGGATGATGGCGTACTGCAAATTGAATATCCCGGCAGTGCGTGGAGTGAATTACAGGGGACCGGCGGCGGAGGTTTTCCGCGTATCTTTGGCATGATGCAGCCCAAAAAGATTCTCGACTCCTTTTCCGGGCCTGCACGTAATATTATCGGCTCGGCTATCACCAGTGGTTTTTATAATGGTTCGGTAATTGGCATTAACACGGGTTCGTTACCATGGGATAAAGACAAAGCTGACACGACAGTACGTATTCATGAATTTATCCAGGGGAGTAAAGACAAGAACACGCTGTCGATGATTATGAGTTATATGTACAACCGTGGTCCCTATTCAGTAAAAGAATTACTGCTTAAGAGCGAACAAAGTTTTCAGCACTGTATGAGCCTGACAGACAATCTTGAGAGCGACCCAGCCTGTTTTGTTCAGTTAAATGATTTTGGCACCCGTTATATCCGCCAGATCCCCTACGTTACGCAAATGCTCAACGAAGCCAGTCAAAAAGCAGAGACCCGATATGACACTGATTTGACGCGCAAGGATGTCAGTAACTATTTTGACCTGCTGACGCGTTATGGATTCTATAGCAGTGCAGAAATGGCAAAAGCGAAGCCTGCAGCAATGGCTCGTTTTGATGAGCTGGCTCAAGAGGGCTCAATTTCCTGGTCCCGGGATTTTGGTAAAGTGCTGGAAGCGTTGATGGTAGAGTTGCCTGTTACGCAGTTTGCTGAAAAAAGTCCCATTGATGAGTCATTAGTGTCGACACTGGTTAATCATTATGACAAGCGTCTGTTTCTCTCCGTAGCGGATAAAGTGGGAACTATCGTTTCTCATGACTGGCTGGAGCCAAACAGTAAAATCGCACTGATGCCCGGAAGCCATGTACAACAGGCATCGTTCGAGAACGCTGCTGGTATAGATTGCGCTGCGCTCATCCAGGAGCAGCTCGCCAATGCGGACGACGCGCCTGTTCATTTGATTATTCAGCAAGAGGGCGGGCAGTGTTTAATCAGCCACGAAGGGAACATTTCTGATCCTGAAAAGCCCGGTGTTGTGCAGAACGTACATGCTGACGATATCACCGCCACCACAGTCACGTTAAGCTGGCGAAAAGTGGCTGGCGATGTAATGAGTTATCAGGTGTATCGCGATGACACGCTAATTGAAAAGCCGCATTCAGCATCCTTTGTTGACAGTAACCTGAAGCCTGCGACCACTTACAGCTATCAGGTTGCGGCCCAGTTCAGCGACGGCTCGCTTTCACCGCGTAGCAAGACGCTCAACGTGAAGACCCTAGCGGAGGGGCAGGTGCCAGAAAACGTTGCGGCCTGGGCGGTTGGTATCGCTTATAAAGTTGGCGATGTAGTCTCGTACAAGGGCAACGTTTATACCTGTTTGCAGGGGCATGATGCTATCGAAGATTGGGCACCGGCGAATTCCCCGGCACTGTGGCAACTGGTTAATGCTCGCTAG
- the argG gene encoding argininosuccinate synthase, giving the protein MTTILKHLPAGQRIGIAFSGGLDTSAALLWMRQKGAVPYAYTANLGQPDEDDYEAIPRRAKEYGAENARLIDCRKQLVAEGIAAIQCGAFHNTTGGLTYFNTTPLGRAVTGTMLVAAMKEDGVNIWGDGSTYKGNDIERFYRYGLLTNAELKIYKPWLDTDFIDELGGRQEMSEFMTASGFDYKMSAEKAYSTDSNMLGATHEAKDLEFLNSSVKIVNPIMGVKFWDESVKIPAEEVTVRFEQGHPVALNGKTFSDDVELMMEANRIGGRHGLGMSDQIENRIIEAKSRGIYEAPGMALLHIAYERLLTGIHNEDTIEQYHAHGRQLGRLLYQGRWFDPQALMLRDALQRWVASAITGEVTLELRRGNDYSILNTVSDNLTYQAERLTMEKGESVFSPDDRIGQLTMRNLDITDTRAKLFNYVQTGLISTTAGNGLPQVENLEHSDKK; this is encoded by the coding sequence ATGACAACGATTCTCAAGCATCTTCCCGCAGGTCAACGTATTGGTATTGCTTTTTCAGGCGGTCTGGACACCAGCGCAGCGCTGCTATGGATGCGTCAGAAAGGCGCGGTTCCTTATGCATATACTGCCAACCTGGGCCAGCCTGACGAGGATGACTATGAGGCGATCCCGCGTCGCGCAAAAGAGTATGGTGCGGAAAATGCTCGCCTGATCGATTGTCGTAAACAGCTGGTCGCTGAAGGCATTGCGGCTATCCAGTGCGGGGCGTTTCATAACACCACTGGCGGCTTAACCTATTTTAATACCACCCCACTCGGTCGTGCGGTAACCGGCACCATGCTGGTTGCGGCAATGAAAGAAGATGGCGTCAACATCTGGGGTGACGGCAGCACTTATAAAGGCAACGATATCGAACGTTTTTATCGTTACGGCCTGCTGACCAATGCCGAACTGAAAATCTACAAACCGTGGCTCGATACGGACTTTATTGACGAGCTGGGCGGCCGTCAGGAAATGTCCGAATTCATGACCGCATCGGGCTTCGACTACAAAATGTCGGCCGAAAAAGCCTACTCCACGGACTCCAATATGCTGGGTGCAACGCACGAAGCGAAGGATCTCGAATTCCTCAACTCCAGTGTCAAAATCGTTAACCCGATCATGGGCGTGAAGTTCTGGGATGAGAGCGTGAAGATCCCGGCAGAGGAAGTTACCGTACGTTTTGAACAGGGTCACCCTGTCGCGCTGAATGGCAAAACCTTTAGCGATGATGTTGAGCTGATGATGGAAGCCAACCGTATTGGTGGTCGTCACGGTCTGGGCATGAGCGATCAGATCGAGAACCGTATCATCGAAGCGAAAAGCCGCGGTATCTATGAAGCCCCGGGGATGGCGCTGCTGCATATCGCTTATGAACGTCTGCTGACCGGCATTCATAACGAAGACACCATTGAGCAGTATCACGCTCACGGTCGTCAGCTCGGACGCCTGCTCTATCAAGGCCGCTGGTTCGATCCGCAGGCACTGATGCTGCGTGATGCCCTGCAGCGCTGGGTGGCAAGTGCCATTACGGGTGAAGTGACGCTCGAGTTGCGTCGCGGCAATGACTACTCGATCCTCAACACGGTTTCCGACAATCTGACCTACCAGGCAGAGCGTCTGACCATGGAGAAAGGTGAATCGGTATTCTCCCCGGACGATCGTATTGGTCAGCTGACTATGCGCAATCTGGACATTACCGATACCCGCGCCAAGCTGTTCAATTATGTTCAGACAGGCCTCATCTCCACCACTGCAGGTAATGGCCTGCCGCAGGTGGAAAATCTTGAGCATAGCGATAAGAAATAA